The Amyelois transitella isolate CPQ chromosome Z, ilAmyTran1.1, whole genome shotgun sequence genome contains a region encoding:
- the LOC106133994 gene encoding glutamine synthetase 2 cytoplasmic — MADPAHGKIEDNPKILSGPVLTNSPNAVLSKTLLGRYNDLPVPPDHVLATYIWIDGTGEHLRCKDRTLKYIPKSPKDLPVWNFDGSSTGQADGHNSDTWLVPRAIYKDPFRRGNHILVMCDTFKYNMEPTATNHRLKCQEAADKCKDEEPWFGIEQEYILLDADLRPFGWPPGGFPPPQGPYYCGVGANKVFARDLVEAHYRCCLYAGVPIAGTNAEVMPSQWEFQVGPSVGVTAGDDLWIARYILHRLAEEYGVIVTFDPKPVQDWNGSGAHTNFSTKKMREDNGIIEIEKAIDKLSKVHMKHIKVYDPRGGKDNERRLTGLHETASINDFSAGVANRGSSIRIPRTVAEEKKGYLEDRRPASNCDPYSVIDALMRTCILNE; from the exons atggcGGATCCCGCCCATGGAAAAATAGaag ATAACCCAAAAATATTGTCCGGCCCAGTATTGACAAATTCTCCCAATGCCGTTCTCTCGAAGACCCTGCTTGGACGCTACAATGACCTGCCTGTGCCCCCAGACCACGTCCTAGCGACGTACATCTGGATCGACGGAACCGGAGAACATCTCAGATGCAAAGACCGCACTCTCAAATACATACCGAAATCACCAAAAG ATCTGCCAGTATGGAACTTCGACGGCAGCTCCACTGGCCAAGCTGACGGGCACAACTCTGACACGTGGCTAGTCCCGCGAGCCATCTACAAGGACCCATTCCGCCGCGGAAACCACATTCTAGTCATGTGCGATACGTTCAAATACAACATGGAGCCGACAG CTACAAATCATCGTCTAAAATGCCAGGAAGCTGCCGATAAATGCAAAGACGAGGAACCCTGGTTCGGTATTGAGCAGGAGTACATACTTCTGGACGCAGATCTGCGACCGTTCGGATGGCCACCAGGCGGCTTCCCTCCTCCACAGGGACCGTACTACTGCGGTGTCGGCGCCAATAAGGTGTTCGCTAGGGATCTCGTTGAAGCTCACTACAG GTGTTGTCTGTACGCCGGCGTTCCTattgccggcaccaatgccGAAGTCATGCCTTCGCAATGGGAGTTCCAAGTCGGGCCTTCGGTCGGTGTGACAGCCGGCGATGACCTGTGGATCGCCCGCTACATCTTGCACAGACTCGCCGAGGAGTACGGAGTGATCGTGACCTTCGACCCGAAGCCAGTCCAGGACTGGAACGGATCCGGAGCTCACACCAACTTCTCAACGAAGAAGATGAGGGAAGACAACGGCATCAT TGAGATCGAGAAGGCCATCGACAAGTTGTCCAAGGTGCACATGAAGCACATCAAGGTGTACGACCCTCGCGGGGGCAAGGACAACGAGAGGAGACTCACCGGGCTCCATGAGACTGCCAGTATTAATGATTTCAGTGCGG GCGTTGCGAACCGTGGCAGCAGTATCAGGATCCCGCGCACCGTGGCGGAGGAGAAGAAGGGCTACCTGGAGGATCGCCGGCCCGCCTCCAACTGCGACCCCTACTCCGTCATCGATGCACTCATGCGCACCTGCATTCTCAACGAATAA